The DNA segment TGAAGTACGAACCAGTGAACCGAGACTGAGTGTCGGATCATACAAATTATATATTGATTTTGTTGAAAACAATACTGCGGCAGGCAGTAAATACCTGAATGAAATATTAGAGATACGCGGCGAAATCGTTGAAGTTTCCAATCACGATTATGGAAATTTAAACATCGGCTTAAAAGGTATTTCCAACTTTACCTCGGAAGTTTTATGCTATTTTACCGAAGAAAATATGCCTGAAGTCACCAACCTCAAGCCGGGTCAGAAAATAAGATTGAAAGGTAAATGCACCGAATATACTAACAAAAGAGTAAAGGTCTGGGGCTGTCAGCTGCTATAGAGTCGCCCAAAGGCTCTATTAAGATTTTTCTTTAACAAATCGTAAAATATGCCAAACTTTAAAATCAGAGACTATATAGCTGAGACCGCTGAAAAATGTATCGATTGCGGAAAGTGTGAAAAGCATTGCCTTTTTCTTCAAAGGCACGGTTCTCCCGGCTCTCTGGCAAGGGAAATTCTTGAATCTGAAATTTCGGCTCAGGCTGCTGCAATCTTCTCATTTGAGTGTTCCCTCTGCTCGCTTTGCACTGCGGTATGCCCTGTTGATTGCAATCCCTCAGCGATGTTCGGTGAACTTCGCAATGAAGCCGTAAAACAAAATCTGACAGACCTTGAAGTTTATTCACCCATATTGAAATACGAAAATCTTGGGCGCAGTCGTCTGCTTTCCGGCGGCAATATCCCGAGGGGTTGCAAAACGGCTTTTTTTCCGGGCTGCACACTCCCCGGCATGTTTCCACTCACCACGATGCAGACATATAAGACCCTTCTGCAATCGGACCGCACAACCGGCATTATTCTCGACTGCTGTTCAAAACCTTCTATCTCACTGGGAATCAGTCAGAACATTGAATCACGACTCTTTATACTGATAGGAGAAATCGCCAGAGCGGGAATATCAGAAATATTAACAGCCTGCCCCAACTGTTACACGACATTGAAAGCGGCCAATCCTCCTTTTGAGGTAAACACGGTGTACTCATACCTAAACCGTTCAAAAACCGAATTTTATAATCATGAGGGGCTGCAAGTCACAATACACGATCCGTGCGTAACCAGATTTGAAAAAGAGATGCACGAAGATATCCGAAGCCTGCTTGATAAATGCAAAATAAAATATTCTGAACCATTGCACAGCAGAGAAAAAACATTTTGTTGCGGGGAAGGTGGAGCTACGTCTTTTCTTGATGAATCCATTGCCGGGGAATGGCAAAACAAACGGGGTAACGAGCTTTTGGAAGCAGGACTACCGGCCATCTCCTATTGCGCCGGATGCGTAAATTACCTCTCTTCAAAAACACAGATAACCCATCTGCTTAATATTCTTTTTAATGAAAAACCTTTTCAAAAACCTAAGACCTTTCCCTTTAATTATTTTTCCAGATTCTTTTTTAAGTTAAAAACAAAAGCTCTGAAAACCAAAAAAAGCAGGTAATATATCCGGCATCATATATTTTGAGTCTTTTTTTTCTAGCTCATTCGATGTACTCATTTTTAAATGCAATACGGTAGCAGAAACATAACAGCGGCGGGTCTGGTCTTAGCTCTTTTTTGTCCCGGGCTGGGCCTCTTTTATTATGCCGGAACGGCTCTGGGAATCCAGATTCCATTTCATACTGTCGACTACATTATAACCGGAACAGCTGTTGCCGGGTTATTTTCAGAGCTGAGCTCAAAAAATGAAAAGCCATGGATTCTTCCGTTTATAGCCATCCTGTCAGCCGCACTGATTACATATCTGCTTTTCGCATACCTCTCAGACTCAATCCAGCCTCTACATGAGATTCTGCCCTTTCTGATGCAGATCAGACCGGCGATTTACTTCTGTCTGGCAGCATTATGGCTCCGCCGTTTCGGACGTGCAGCTCCTTCTGTTATTTCATTCTTCGCTGCAATACTGGCAATACTGGTCGACGGAGGGCTACTGCTGCAAATTTCTAAAATTATTCCGTTCACTTCTCCCGGCGGGGCAGCCGGATCGTCTCTTATCGCAACTGCTCTGCTTTGTGGGCTCTGCTCAACTCTTGACGAACATGACGGCAACAACAGCGTTGAACAGCTCCTGATCATCTCGGGGATATTCTGTTCCTTAAACCGCAACGCCAGCGTTATTGCGGTTATGCTTTTCATACTTTTCACGAAAAAAAGCATCAGACAAAAAATTGCCGTCATTCTTGCATTCTGCTTCTTCTCTTATGCATCCATTCTGGTTCAGGACATGACCCTGCTTAACCGTAACGACATTCCTACCTACTGGATATGGGCCGCCGGAATAAGTATCATAACCCACTTCCCTCAGACTCTGCTTACAGGAATGCCCATGGCAACACCCCTGCCTCTGAATGTTCCTACGACGCTATGGCAGGTCTGGTACGATCAACAGCAGGTCTGGACAGATTTTGGAATTTTTCTATTCAATATCAGACCATTCTGGCTGAATATTCTACTTTCATGGGGTGCCGGAGGCATAATAATATGCATAGCCATTTTTTCATGGATCGGTAAAAAATATACTTCCCAATTCTGCCACAGCCTTATTTTCTCTATTATTATCATCGGCTCATTTGAACCTGTTTTTAATTCTCCGGCCGAAGCTTTCATTCTTTTCACCTCCTTTTTTGCAGCATGCCGGGCTGAGATCAAAACTCAACCGGCCTTCGAATTCTCCTGAACCTGAATCATAAACTTTAAATTACACTTAAGAATATTTTTTGAAGCTTTTTTGTATTACATTATGTATTACTTTTTAAATACTAATTAATTTCATTTTATTGTTAAAAATCAAATTAGTTGATGACAATATTTATTTATTAGGTCATATAATTGTATTACAAAATGTTGACAAAAATTAATATATGAGCAAATAAGAGACTTAACAAACGCAAGGACTATTTTAAGATATGAGCAAAAAGGTTAAATCAGTAAGAGTTCCTCTTGAGCTGGAATCTCTTAATTTATCAAGTATTATAAAGGAGTTTGAAAACTACCTTCGTGATCTTGAGTCTGCCACCCTGCTCAAATCTCAAGGTAATGCCGAAGCGGCTGAAGCTCTTTTGAGGGCAAGACAGGCCGATCTTGGAAAAAGATTAGCTAAAATGATTTGGCAAGCACGTATTGACTACTCAAAGAAGAATATTTAGAATACTTTTTGTAATACAAACATACTACAAAAAAACATGGAGATTATAAAGTGGAACCCAAAAAAGGAAGTGAAAGCAAAACGCTTATGACTTACCGGGTTTTACCGCAGGACACCAACCCGGCAGGCAATCTGCATGGTGGAGCTCTGATGAAACAGATAGATCTGGTAGCCGCAACAGCTGCTATGCGCCATGCCAGACAACCTGTTGTCACGGTCTCTATAGATAGAATGAATTTTATAAATCCGGCTTATGTCGGTGAACTTATTTCACTTTATGCCAATGTGAATATGGTTGGACGGACTTCAATGGAGATTGGAGTCAGGGTTGAAGCTGAAAATCTTCTTACAGGCGAGACAAGACATACCAACTCAGCCTACCTGACTTTTGTAGCTATAGGAGCAGAAGGAAGACCTTCACCCGTACCGCCGCTGATCCTTGAAACAGGTGTCGATCATCGCAGAAACAAAGAGGCCCAGGAACGCAGAATCATGCGGAAACAGGAACTCCAGCGAGAAAAGACTTCTTCCGGCAAAGAGGACTGATCCGCAACTGCCATACTATTTTTTTCGGCAACCTGCTCCTACGGGGTCCGAACGGGAAAGACCCGGTTCCCAAAGGACCCCGCGCTTTTTCTCTCATCAGAGGGTTCAGGGCTTTTTTAACGTTAAAAAAGCTCTGAACTTTCAAATTTTAAAAGCTGTTTCGTTTTTTTCGAAACAGCTTTTATTTTTTTTAATCTTATAAAAAACTTACCACTCACCTGTTCACAACCTTCAATCTGTGACTTATCCCCACTCCTTTGAGGCTGAGACTGGCAACGTATGGCCACATAGCCACTTTTGAATCAATCGCTTCATAAAATAAATCCGCATACTCCTGATCGATGAAATCAGCCGGTCCGAAACATTGTCCGTCTGCGCGCTGTATAAAGAAAAACATTGCAACGGCTGCACCGGAACCGGCGAGACTCATCAGCTCTTCCAGATGCTTGCGTCCTCTGGCTGTCTGAGCATCAGGAAAGCATGCCACTTCGTCTTCAACCAAAGTCACATTTTTGCACTCCACCCATAAATCGGGCAGCTTGCCGGTTTCATCCGTCAACAAAGCGTCAAGCCGGCTGTTCCCGACCTTGGCTTCCCTTTTTATGTGGGTATACCCCTCAAGCTCCGGGAGTACTCCGGCATAAAAGGCCTTCTCAATCATTTTGTTGGGGATGGAGGTATTAACACCGACCCAGACACCAGAATTTCTGGTCATTTCCAGAGTCCATTTCAACTTCCTCGCCGGATTAAGTGCCG comes from the Maridesulfovibrio bastinii DSM 16055 genome and includes:
- a CDS encoding (Fe-S)-binding protein produces the protein MPNFKIRDYIAETAEKCIDCGKCEKHCLFLQRHGSPGSLAREILESEISAQAAAIFSFECSLCSLCTAVCPVDCNPSAMFGELRNEAVKQNLTDLEVYSPILKYENLGRSRLLSGGNIPRGCKTAFFPGCTLPGMFPLTTMQTYKTLLQSDRTTGIILDCCSKPSISLGISQNIESRLFILIGEIARAGISEILTACPNCYTTLKAANPPFEVNTVYSYLNRSKTEFYNHEGLQVTIHDPCVTRFEKEMHEDIRSLLDKCKIKYSEPLHSREKTFCCGEGGATSFLDESIAGEWQNKRGNELLEAGLPAISYCAGCVNYLSSKTQITHLLNILFNEKPFQKPKTFPFNYFSRFFFKLKTKALKTKKSR
- a CDS encoding OB-fold protein → MTNVVKAQEFQLVDPVGRTRVRIFLAPDGKPTAEVFDSTGQMVNRMDLQKKTFAGPAPQQPSMGGKKETLSGWHSRIYNEVRTSEPRLSVGSYKLYIDFVENNTAAGSKYLNEILEIRGEIVEVSNHDYGNLNIGLKGISNFTSEVLCYFTEENMPEVTNLKPGQKIRLKGKCTEYTNKRVKVWGCQLL
- the sfsA gene encoding DNA/RNA nuclease SfsA — protein: MKMDASNLIAYPEGCRVATFIRRYKRFTVEALLDGEVVGVHTNNTGSMLGLLREGCDVLISPALNPARKLKWTLEMTRNSGVWVGVNTSIPNKMIEKAFYAGVLPELEGYTHIKREAKVGNSRLDALLTDETGKLPDLWVECKNVTLVEDEVACFPDAQTARGRKHLEELMSLAGSGAAVAMFFFIQRADGQCFGPADFIDQEYADLFYEAIDSKVAMWPYVASLSLKGVGISHRLKVVNR
- a CDS encoding acyl-CoA thioesterase — protein: MEPKKGSESKTLMTYRVLPQDTNPAGNLHGGALMKQIDLVAATAAMRHARQPVVTVSIDRMNFINPAYVGELISLYANVNMVGRTSMEIGVRVEAENLLTGETRHTNSAYLTFVAIGAEGRPSPVPPLILETGVDHRRNKEAQERRIMRKQELQREKTSSGKED